A genomic stretch from Kribbella amoyensis includes:
- a CDS encoding glycosyl hydrolase family 28-related protein, with product MTERINRRSMIRSTAVAGAAGVGGLALGGPAQAAAAPSLVQADGTPVLTPQQFGAVGDGVADDTAAIQAAINAARSQLNKIVVIPPGQYKVTSTLVVGDHEYETPGQHLNRFVLRGYGMFGEEASKLIFDHDGVGLRWEASLGGIHGVAFDAPVKTATNVGIHVARTANTDDTDVTIVECSFLRFQRAIESVGRGFLFSKNKVAVCTTGISISWPTEGVQGSGVHVLPYGLRKWLITDNHFHSNFDAIVFTGAPDGNFRGAVISNNLLDIGRRLFKGSLTNSTISGNVVENGTGNAIVQIDAGGHNLTITGNVLGGFDTTPGAWDPPRYAIHFTSGVSAKNVTISANTFNWIDGSGIQFDQAADKVSITGNSFDHWNLSRSSIHGVVRTNADATRFAVLGNAISANPNPAGAPIRIAGTLAESTVVGNAFETDALVAAGTIGADSFVETEPGRFTKLQLAAAKNGAARVVSTASVVVANDNYGSYLVEGAATVGGGPGVKGGVEVVAVNASGAAATNLLCATNSSNDVVAFQASVAGLIPPTDNARDLGSATANIRTVYTRATRLHPHTVSTLPAAADSPGALIHVRDGHDGKPCLAMSDGTAWRRVPLGNPIG from the coding sequence ATGACCGAACGCATCAACCGCCGCTCGATGATCCGTTCCACCGCCGTCGCAGGTGCCGCCGGCGTCGGCGGGCTCGCACTCGGCGGACCCGCACAGGCCGCGGCCGCACCGAGCCTGGTCCAGGCCGACGGCACGCCCGTCCTCACACCCCAGCAGTTCGGCGCTGTCGGTGACGGCGTCGCCGACGACACCGCGGCCATCCAGGCAGCGATCAACGCCGCGCGTTCGCAGCTGAACAAGATCGTCGTGATCCCGCCCGGGCAGTACAAGGTCACCTCGACGCTGGTCGTCGGTGACCACGAGTACGAGACGCCCGGCCAGCACCTGAACCGTTTCGTCCTGCGCGGGTACGGCATGTTCGGCGAGGAGGCGTCGAAGCTGATCTTCGACCACGACGGCGTCGGCCTCCGGTGGGAGGCTTCGCTCGGCGGGATCCACGGCGTGGCCTTCGACGCCCCGGTCAAGACCGCCACCAACGTCGGCATCCACGTCGCCCGGACGGCGAACACCGACGACACCGACGTGACGATCGTCGAGTGCTCGTTCCTGCGGTTCCAGCGCGCCATCGAGAGTGTCGGCCGCGGTTTCCTGTTCAGCAAGAACAAGGTGGCCGTCTGCACGACCGGTATCAGCATCTCCTGGCCCACCGAAGGCGTCCAGGGCAGCGGGGTCCACGTGCTGCCGTACGGGCTGCGCAAGTGGCTGATCACCGACAACCACTTCCATTCGAACTTCGACGCGATCGTGTTCACCGGCGCCCCGGACGGCAACTTCCGGGGTGCGGTGATCAGCAACAACCTGCTCGACATCGGCCGCCGGTTGTTCAAGGGCAGCCTGACGAACTCGACCATCAGCGGCAACGTGGTGGAGAACGGTACCGGCAACGCGATCGTCCAGATCGATGCCGGCGGCCACAACCTCACCATCACCGGCAACGTGCTCGGCGGCTTCGACACCACCCCGGGCGCGTGGGACCCGCCCCGGTACGCGATCCACTTCACCAGCGGGGTGTCGGCGAAGAACGTGACGATCTCGGCGAACACCTTCAACTGGATCGACGGCTCCGGCATCCAGTTCGACCAGGCCGCCGACAAGGTCAGCATCACCGGCAACTCGTTCGACCACTGGAACCTGTCCAGGTCGTCGATCCACGGAGTGGTGCGGACGAACGCGGACGCGACCCGGTTCGCCGTGCTCGGCAACGCGATCTCGGCCAACCCGAACCCGGCCGGGGCGCCGATCAGGATCGCCGGCACGCTGGCCGAGTCCACCGTGGTGGGCAACGCGTTCGAGACGGACGCCCTGGTCGCGGCGGGGACGATCGGCGCCGACTCGTTCGTCGAGACCGAACCGGGTCGCTTCACCAAACTCCAGCTGGCCGCGGCGAAGAACGGTGCCGCCCGCGTCGTCAGTACGGCGTCCGTTGTAGTTGCCAACGACAACTACGGCTCGTACCTGGTGGAGGGCGCGGCCACGGTCGGTGGGGGACCGGGCGTCAAGGGCGGGGTCGAGGTGGTCGCGGTGAACGCGTCCGGCGCGGCGGCCACCAACCTGCTCTGCGCCACGAACTCGTCGAACGACGTGGTCGCCTTCCAGGCCAGCGTGGCGGGCCTGATCCCGCCGACCGACAACGCCCGCGACCTCGGCAGCGCCACCGCGAACATCCGCACGGTGTACACCAGGGCGACCCGGCTGCACCCGCATACGGTGTCGACCTTGCCGGCGGCCGCCGATTCACCAGGTGCGCTCATCCACGTCCGGGACGGGCACGACGGCAAACCGTGTCTGGCGATGTCCGACGGTACGGCGTGGCGCCGGGTGCCGCTCGGCAACCCGATCGGGTAG
- a CDS encoding glycoside hydrolase family 13 protein, with the protein MNSAQWWRDAVIYQLYIQSFADGTADGVGDIAGLRGRIGYLSALGVDAIWITPWFHSPLRDAGYDVADYRAVHPRYGSVAEARALIDECHGAGIRVLLDIVPNHTSSDHAWFAEALRSAPESAARDRYHFRPGRDGGQRPPNDWLSVFGGPAWTRVDDGPEWYLHLFDASQPDLNWDNGQVRAEFEDILRYWFDLGVDGFRIDVATALVKAPGLPDLGYPDDALLADLTRPDHPHRDRDEVHEIYRDWRKIADSYYPPRIFAAEAWLEDAERLSRYVRPDELHTTLNLLYLKSAWTAASMRDAIDASMATTARVGAPTTWGLSNHDIERVVTRYGRADTRRRPGVAGPELGPVDEHLGRRRARAAALLTLALPGSAYIYQGDELGLADADVPEHARQDPIWVRSQGRRWGRDGARIPLPWTTDGSSYGFGEDGSWLPQPEGWGANAVSVQEGDDSSMLWLYRRALSFRRTHSALGGTDRLHWGEAPRDDVLVFTREPGFGCVVNFGTAPIPLPLDGRVLLSSDESAGAGVVPPDGAVWLDFEHSEQTRNGVRNG; encoded by the coding sequence ATGAACTCGGCCCAGTGGTGGCGGGACGCGGTGATCTACCAGCTGTACATCCAGTCGTTCGCGGACGGGACCGCGGACGGGGTCGGCGACATCGCCGGTCTGCGCGGCAGGATCGGGTACCTGTCCGCGTTGGGGGTCGACGCGATCTGGATCACGCCCTGGTTCCACTCACCGTTGCGCGACGCCGGGTACGACGTGGCCGACTACCGGGCCGTGCATCCGCGGTACGGCTCGGTGGCCGAGGCGCGGGCGCTGATCGACGAGTGCCACGGAGCCGGGATCAGGGTGCTCCTCGACATCGTCCCGAACCACACCTCGTCGGACCACGCCTGGTTCGCCGAGGCGTTGCGCTCGGCACCGGAATCGGCGGCCCGCGACCGGTACCACTTCCGCCCCGGGCGCGACGGCGGACAGCGTCCTCCGAACGACTGGCTGAGCGTGTTCGGCGGTCCGGCCTGGACCCGGGTCGACGACGGGCCCGAGTGGTACCTGCATCTCTTCGACGCCTCCCAGCCCGATCTGAACTGGGACAACGGACAGGTGCGGGCCGAGTTCGAGGACATCCTGCGGTACTGGTTCGACCTCGGCGTCGACGGCTTCCGGATCGACGTCGCCACGGCGTTGGTGAAGGCGCCGGGGCTCCCGGATCTCGGCTATCCCGACGACGCCCTGCTCGCCGATCTCACCCGGCCGGACCACCCGCACCGCGACCGCGACGAGGTGCACGAGATCTACCGGGACTGGCGCAAGATCGCCGACTCCTACTACCCGCCCCGGATCTTCGCGGCGGAGGCCTGGCTCGAGGACGCGGAACGGTTGTCGCGGTACGTCCGGCCGGACGAGCTGCACACCACCTTGAACCTGCTGTACCTGAAGTCCGCCTGGACGGCGGCGTCGATGCGCGACGCGATCGACGCCTCGATGGCGACCACGGCTCGGGTGGGCGCGCCCACCACCTGGGGCCTGTCGAACCACGACATCGAGCGGGTGGTCACCCGGTACGGCCGCGCCGACACCCGACGTCGCCCAGGCGTCGCGGGACCCGAGCTCGGCCCGGTCGACGAGCACCTCGGGCGTCGCCGGGCCCGGGCCGCGGCGCTGTTGACGCTCGCGCTGCCCGGGAGCGCCTACATCTACCAGGGTGACGAGCTCGGTCTGGCGGACGCGGACGTTCCCGAGCACGCTCGGCAGGACCCCATCTGGGTTCGCTCCCAGGGACGTCGGTGGGGACGCGACGGCGCGCGCATCCCGTTGCCCTGGACAACGGACGGCAGCTCGTACGGGTTCGGCGAGGACGGGTCCTGGCTGCCGCAGCCTGAGGGGTGGGGTGCCAACGCGGTGTCGGTCCAGGAGGGCGACGACTCGTCGATGCTCTGGCTGTACCGCCGGGCGCTGAGCTTTCGCCGGACGCATTCCGCGTTGGGTGGGACGGACCGGCTGCACTGGGGTGAGGCGCCGCGCGACGATGTGCTGGTCTTCACGCGGGAACCCGGCTTCGGTTGTGTCGTCAACTTCGGCACGGCGCCGATCCCGCTCCCCTTGGACGGTCGGGTGCTCTTGTCCAGCGACGAGAGTGCGGGTGCCGGCGTGGTTCCACCCGACGGCGCGGTGTGGCTGGATTTCGAGCACAGCGAGCAGACGCGGAACGGGGTACGAAATGGGTGA
- a CDS encoding sulfatase, which produces MGDQGARTKPNIVLVVMDDLGYGDLSCMGNRILRTQRIDSIAENGINLRHMYAASAVCTPSRAALMTGRYPQRVGLPKVLSPTDGAGLSDWEYTLPEMLRDAGYRTAMFGKWHLGCRPEHYPTRHGFDEYAGLLYSNDMHPVELFEGEHITTTDVDQATLTGAYTDQAIDFIKRTADEPFFAYVAHTMPHLPLHVEEGFRGRSAGGKYGDVVENLDHHIGRLLDALDDLGLTDDTLVMVTSDNGPWFEGSTGGLRGTKLHTYEGGIRVPFVAQWPGRIPAGTVSDEVACLFDLLPTLAALTEGSVRPDRPVDGEDISAVLAGGTGPDQRALYFFHWWTLNAVRSGPWKLHLDRFPRDPNRAHHRELPQLFNLELDPAESYDLKDNHPEVLHELLALAARFTADIDAQRSTAEARAAGRATAGAR; this is translated from the coding sequence ATGGGTGACCAAGGAGCGCGCACCAAGCCGAACATCGTGCTGGTGGTGATGGACGACCTCGGCTACGGCGACCTGAGCTGTATGGGCAACCGGATCCTGCGGACGCAGCGGATCGACTCGATCGCCGAGAACGGCATCAACCTGCGGCACATGTACGCCGCGTCGGCGGTATGTACCCCGTCGCGGGCCGCCCTGATGACCGGGCGGTACCCGCAGCGGGTCGGGTTGCCCAAGGTGCTGTCGCCGACAGACGGCGCAGGCTTGTCGGACTGGGAGTACACGCTGCCGGAGATGCTGCGGGACGCTGGGTACCGGACGGCGATGTTCGGGAAGTGGCATCTCGGCTGCCGGCCGGAGCACTACCCGACGCGGCACGGGTTCGACGAGTACGCCGGGCTCCTGTACAGCAACGACATGCACCCGGTCGAGCTCTTCGAGGGGGAGCACATCACCACGACCGACGTCGACCAGGCGACGCTCACGGGGGCGTACACCGACCAGGCCATCGACTTCATCAAGCGGACCGCGGACGAGCCGTTCTTCGCGTACGTGGCCCACACGATGCCGCACCTGCCGTTGCACGTCGAAGAGGGCTTCCGGGGCCGGTCGGCCGGCGGCAAGTACGGCGACGTCGTCGAGAACCTGGACCACCACATCGGCCGGCTGCTCGACGCCCTGGACGACCTCGGCTTGACCGACGACACCCTGGTGATGGTGACCAGCGACAACGGGCCGTGGTTCGAGGGCAGCACGGGCGGGCTCCGGGGGACCAAGCTGCACACGTACGAAGGGGGAATCCGGGTCCCGTTCGTCGCCCAGTGGCCGGGGCGGATCCCGGCGGGCACGGTGTCCGACGAAGTCGCCTGCCTGTTCGACCTGCTGCCGACCCTGGCCGCACTGACGGAGGGGTCGGTGCGGCCGGATCGCCCGGTCGACGGCGAGGACATCTCGGCCGTGCTCGCCGGTGGAACAGGCCCGGACCAGCGGGCGTTGTACTTCTTCCACTGGTGGACGCTCAACGCCGTCCGGTCGGGCCCGTGGAAGCTGCACCTCGATCGGTTCCCGCGAGACCCGAACCGGGCCCACCACCGGGAGCTGCCGCAGCTGTTCAACCTCGAGCTCGACCCGGCGGAGAGCTACGACCTGAAGGACAACCACCCCGAGGTCCTGCACGAACTCCTCGCCCTGGCAGCCCGTTTCACCGCCGACATCGACGCCCAGCGATCGACCGCCGAAGCCCGCGCGGCCGGCCGGGCGACGGCCGGCGCGCGCTGA